In Stomoxys calcitrans chromosome 2, idStoCalc2.1, whole genome shotgun sequence, the following proteins share a genomic window:
- the LOC106083342 gene encoding lateral signaling target protein 2 homolog — protein METLLKWLNKPKADDKSLLARFFHADRALAAVASELDSFDGRAEPDRCSRLVSRLRQGQDKVLAITNLIIEELLGDERDPRAFRAKFPEEVLQENLAGQLWFGAECLAAGSSIMNREQESKEMRPLAEAVTRSLNNVRYLLRDQCLRNNVPNSERLNLDKNDAATEQLYESLKRFDRLFAEFEWRYVSAMVQVKSKEEYEMQELICVLCSETLQRALKLGLLEQDKVDAFDPALMFSIPRLAIVSGLVIYPDGPLDMDMPAEQLSEMFRPFRSILIKVREYLRNLNETELYYLERLLCTNEEISLKDTLKAKDSATQTDNNNGKSSKYSDVPDSERIDKNESTAPAAASTTAAVVRNNTTSKLQQQKLSKLYKTKCTRRADSPSPAPSTSSSSDECSPCTTPISSTPSSPRSTHSMASTTTAEETNGTTSPDSWIEDEEEIALEDDAEIDEDGEDVNDEDNKEPHHRHRHRHHNVAHYADDDDSDVDNDNNDLYGLNNVVDHQVINLEIASADCATGYLMSNTTLGNLLQPQEVPLTDNFVVSDTDLPAQDDDDDEDADAGECNDNMAAEMPTTSAKAQNCEEHDVDPQRTEEEQNERQEHIERANQDNNNSIATTASLSLHDSEISLSLRSSINNSSNANHSRRRRFNALQQTCNKDLQQAQHRHHHHHHHQRHHHHHHHHSSTTTSSSSSTRKHNSGQSHHHTSSTSSHCASSRHHRLHHHHRRTHPQRHGGDKRQESLQCDDCSSNVTKEDTTISNSKAATSLGLDIETPSSSSSLLDDNKTIIRSGGRIKFKNTENLLHRLFVCIAGVADQLQTNFAFDLRQILRSVFLINMSPAQEELDIPEKPKENELFEFRASENDVIQESAGSSQSIYSAEEVNPEGDNQSQNSNSSSSSNSANSNNGNSNISSSSSSSGVDNNRVYRHSTGSTATPPTTLAGTSNSVALLRQQMERSRSLDNQEMTTHQQQTLVMQQQQQQQLLQQPQTHQQPQSQTPFRNRHNSTGSTTTPSSLSSSENNSPVCERSTNSGSRRLVSESNANTTVSQTQSSTPPTTRAVVQLSPPAWIPDQKAPRCMSCNTPFTAFRRRHHCRNCGGVFCGVCSNTSAPLPKYGLTKAVRVCRACYVHELGPNANPPQNHLPPHNNQHQHQHQHHHHHHHSQLVSQATTNNEPSRLRRPVTTTRAID, from the exons ATGGAAACATTACTTAAATGGTTAAATAAGCCCAAG GCGGATGATAAATCTCTGTTGGCGCGATTTTTTCATGCCGATCGTGCCCTGGCTGCTGTCGCCAGCGAATTGGATAGCTTCGATGGCAGAGCTGAACCCGATCGATGTTCTCGTCTGGTATCCCGGCTACGTCAAGGACAG GACAAAGTTTTGGccataacgaatttgataatcgaGGAACTGCTGGGGGATGAACGCGATCCAAGGGCCTTTCGGGCCAAATTTCCCGAAGAAGTTTTGCAGGAAAATTTGGCTGGCCAGTTGTGGTTTGGGGCCGAGTGTCTTGCCGCCGGTTCATCCATTATGAATCGCGAACAAGAGAGCAAGGAAATGCGGCCCCTGGCCGAAGCTGTCACCCGCAGTCTGAACAATGTGCGCTATTTGCTGCGCGACCAATGCCTACGCAACAATGTGCCCAACAGTGAACGTTTAAACCTTGACAAAAACGATGCTGCCACCGAACAATTGTACGAAAGTTTAAAACGTTTCGATCGCTTGTTTGCCGAATTCGAATGGCGCTATGTCAGCGCCATGGTGCAGGTGAAATCAAAGGAGGAATATGAAATGCAAGAGCTGATATGTGTTCTATGTTCGGAGACTTTGCAAAGAGCTTTAAAACTTGGCCTTTTGGAGCAGGATAAAGTTGATGCATTCGATCCAGCGCTGATGTTCTCAATACCTCGACTGGCCATTGTTTCGGGATTGGTAATATATCCGGATGGCCCATTAGATATGGATATGCCAGCAGAACAACTATCCGAAATGTTTAGACCATTTCGCAGTATTTTGATCAAAGTCCGAGAGTATTTGAGAAATCTGAATGAGACGGAGCTTTACTATTTGGAACGTTTATTGTGTACAAATGAAGAAATAAGTCTAAAG GACACATTAAAGGCGAAAGATTCTGCAACGCAAACGGACAATAACAATGGCAAGAGTAGCAAATATTCTGATGTTCCAGACAGTGAGCGAATAGACAAGAATGAGTCGACTgcaccagcagcagcatcaacaaCAGCTGCTGTTGTTAGAAACAATACTACCTCCAAACTGCAACAACAAAAGTTAAGTAAACTATACAAGACAAAATGCACCAGAAGGGCTGACAGTCCTTCGCCTGCACCGTCCACAAGTAGTTCATCCGACGAGTGTTCACCTTGTACAACGCCCATTTCGTCAACGCCTTCATCTCCTAGATCCACACATTCGATGGCCTCAACCACAACGGCTGAGGAGACAAATGGCACAACTTCGCCAGACAGTTGGATTGAGGATGAAGAAGAAATTGCCCTGGAAGATGATGCGGAAATCGATGAGGATGGGGAGGACGTGAATGATGAAGACAACAAAGAACCACACCACCGCCACCGCCATCGTCACCACAATGTGGCCCATTATGCCGATGATGATGATTCGGATGTAGACAATGACAACAACGATTTGTATGGATTGAATAATGTTGTGGATCATCAAGTTATTAATTTGGAAATAGCCTCGGCCGATTGTGCTACTGGATATTTAATGTCAAATACCACCTTGGGCAATCTTTTACAGCCACAAGAGGTACCCCTAACGGATAATTTTGTGGTTAGTGATACAGATCTGCCGGCACAAgacgatgatgacgatgaaGACGCTGATGCTGGCGAGTGTAATGACAACATGGCTGCTGAAATGCCCACAACAAGCGCAAAAGCACAAAATTGTGAAGAACACGATGTGGATCCGCAAAGAACAGAAGAAGAACAGAATGAGCGGCAGGAGCATATTGAACGAGCAAACCAAGACAACAACAACTCGATAGCTACCACTGCTAGTTTAAGTTTACACGACTCTGAAATTTCCTTATCTCTACGCAGTTCCATCAACAATTCGTCCAATGCAAACCATTCGCGTCGTAGACGTTTTAATGCTTTGCAGCAGACGTGCAATAAAGATCTTCAACAAGCCCAACAccgtcaccatcatcatcaccatcatcagcgtcatcatcatcatcatcatcatcacagcTCAACGACCACATCGTCATCATCAAGTACGCGCAAGCACAACTCTGGCCAAAGTCATCATCACACCTCGTCGACGTCGTCTCATTGTGCGTCGTCTAGACACCATCGCCTACACCATCACCATCGTCGTACACATCCCCAACGTCATGGCGGCGATAAGCGTCAGGAATCATTGCAATGCGATGACTGTTCCAGCAATGTCACAAAGGAAGATACTACTATATCGAATAGTAAAGCTGCAACTTCTTTGGGTTTGGACATTGAGACACCATCGTCATCATCGTCGTTGCTTGATGATAATAAGACTATAATTCGATCTGGAGGACGTATTAAGTTTAA aaATACCGAAAATCTTCTACATCGACTATTTGTTTGTATTGCCGGAGTGGCCGATCAACTACagacaaattttgcatttgatttACGCCAAATATTGCGTAGTGTTTTCCTAATAAACATGTCGCCTGCTCAGGAGGAGCTGGACATACCAGAGAAGCCAAAGGAGAATGAATTATTCGAATTTAGGGCCTCGGAAAATGATGTGATACAAGAAAGTGCTGGTTCCAGTCAAAGTATTTATTCTGCTGAAGAAGTTAATCCCGAAGGGGATAATCAAAGTCAGAATAGtaatagcagcagcagcagcaacagtgcTAACAGCAACAATGGCAACAGTAacattagtagtagtagtagtagtagtggtgTTGACAACAACAGGGTGTATAGACACTCCACTGGTAGTACGGCAACACCACCGACAACTTTGGCAGGAACATCGAACAGTGTGGCCTTGCTGCGCCAACAGATGGAACGCAGTCGAAGTTTAGATAATCAGGAGATGACAACACACCAACAGCAAACGTTAGTcatgcaacagcaacagcagcagcagctactGCAACAGCCACAGACACACCAGCAGCCTCAAAGTCAGACTCCGTTCCGAAATCGTCATAATTCTACGGGGAGCACAACAACGCCTTCATCTTTGTCATCATCGGAAAATAATTCGCCTGTATGCGAACGTTCCACCAACAGTGGCAGTCGTCGccttgtgtctgagtcgaatgcAAATACCACCGTTTCGCAGACACAGTCGTCAACGCCTCCAACGACACGAGCTGTCGTTCAACTATCACCTCCTGCCTGGATACCCGATCAGAAGGCGCCACGTTGTATGTCTTGTAACACTCCATTTACTGCATTTAGACGTCGTCATCACTGCCGAAATTGTGGTGGGGTCTTTTGTGGTGTTTGCTCCAACACCTCGGCCCCTCTGCCCAAGTATGGTCTGACCAAAGCCGTGCGGGTGTGTCGAGCCTGCTATGTCCACGAGCTGGGTCCAAATGCGAACCCACCACAAAACCATCTGCCACCACACAACAaccaacatcaacatcaacatcaacaccaccaccatcatcatcattctcAGTTAGTTAGTCAAGCAACAACCAACAACGAACCCTCTCGATTGCGTCGTCCTGTAACCACTACTAGAGCTATTGATTAG